From Deinococcus yavapaiensis KR-236, a single genomic window includes:
- a CDS encoding response regulator transcription factor, producing MTSGRILIVEDDLDVATLVAQTFSDAGFDVSLAHDGVHALLSAREEAPDLIVLDLGLPDFSGEDIVTRLRSSSQVPIVVLSAHCDTNVKVRLLERGANDYVVKPFYEEELLARVKRVLRKTHDEVVRLGALTLSVAARRACIHDIELSLTPREFDLLLLLARTPGRVYSREEIQSRLWDKPLPKYSNVVDVHVSNIRLKMAEAGAPTMLRTVRGLGYGLSSPRDEALLA from the coding sequence ATGACGAGCGGACGTATTTTGATTGTCGAAGACGACCTCGACGTCGCGACCCTCGTGGCGCAGACGTTCTCGGACGCCGGCTTCGACGTGAGCCTCGCGCACGACGGCGTGCACGCGCTCCTGTCCGCGCGAGAGGAAGCGCCCGACCTCATCGTCCTCGACCTCGGTCTGCCCGACTTCAGCGGTGAGGACATCGTGACGCGCCTGCGGTCGTCGTCCCAAGTGCCCATCGTCGTGCTGAGCGCCCACTGCGACACCAACGTGAAAGTGCGCTTGCTGGAGCGCGGCGCGAACGACTACGTCGTCAAGCCGTTCTACGAGGAGGAACTGCTCGCGCGCGTGAAGCGCGTCTTGCGCAAGACGCACGACGAGGTCGTGCGTCTCGGAGCCCTCACGCTGAGCGTCGCCGCGCGGCGCGCGTGCATTCACGACATCGAGCTTTCGCTCACGCCGCGCGAGTTCGACTTGCTGCTGCTGCTCGCCCGCACGCCGGGCCGCGTGTACAGCCGCGAGGAAATCCAGTCGCGGCTGTGGGACAAGCCTTTGCCGAAGTACAGCAACGTCGTGGACGTGCACGTCTCGAACATCCGCCTCAAGATGGCCGAGGCGGGCGCTCCGACGATGCTGCGCACCGTGCGCGGTCTCGGCTACGGCCTGAGCTCTCCGAGAGACGAAGCGTTGCTCGCCTGA
- a CDS encoding TetR family transcriptional regulator — MARTVNPVREKQRRAELTKAAYLALYQHGYAHVTLSDIAKAAGVSKGTLVYYFGSKEKLFEAVLRRFVRTITLSTRRALRKAGSVDDKLVVFVENQFYGLSNTRRFYTVYLDFLSASTKDDRLRAVTRAFFEESRSLDLELARLVEGDAETRAWQLRALVDGLSIRFLYDKDANIDVYRRTCLAGIRAVLNLGKE; from the coding sequence ATGGCTCGCACCGTGAATCCCGTTCGCGAGAAGCAGCGTCGCGCGGAACTCACGAAGGCCGCGTACCTGGCGTTGTACCAGCACGGCTACGCGCACGTCACCCTCAGCGACATCGCCAAGGCCGCCGGCGTCAGCAAAGGCACGCTGGTGTACTACTTCGGCAGCAAGGAAAAGCTGTTCGAAGCCGTCTTGCGGCGCTTCGTCCGCACGATCACCCTCAGCACGCGCCGAGCACTACGCAAGGCGGGCAGCGTGGACGACAAGCTCGTCGTGTTCGTCGAGAACCAATTTTACGGCCTTTCGAACACGCGGCGTTTCTACACGGTGTACCTGGACTTCCTCTCGGCGTCCACGAAGGACGACCGGCTGAGGGCCGTCACGCGCGCCTTCTTCGAGGAGTCGCGCTCGCTCGACCTCGAACTCGCCCGCCTCGTCGAAGGTGACGCCGAGACGCGCGCTTGGCAGTTGCGCGCCCTCGTCGACGGGCTGTCGATTCGTTTTCTCTACGACAAGGACGCCAACATCGACGTGTACCGCCGCACCTGCCTAGCGGGCATTCGCGCCGTCCTCAACCTCGGAAAGGAGTGA
- a CDS encoding helical backbone metal receptor, whose amino-acid sequence MTASRIASLTCSNTEILMALGLADRIVAADSHSDAPEVANVPRLGPDLDIDIDELVAARPDLVLSSLSVPGMERVVAAVDQAGLPQLVLDATSWSGVLRDIRVVGEALGVTARAEAVVAELRAEAASARRVFARPPSVVVEWWPKPLIVATRDSWITDMLTLLGARNAFEHVDARSAVVTLEDVRDAKPDLLVLSWCGAKKLRPDVAEKRGLGMRVACIPESALGRPGPRLVEGFRALSSLLSEVEDGANAR is encoded by the coding sequence ATGACCGCTTCGCGCATCGCGAGCTTGACCTGCTCGAACACGGAGATCCTCATGGCCCTCGGCCTCGCCGACCGCATCGTCGCTGCCGATTCGCACTCGGACGCGCCGGAAGTCGCGAACGTACCGCGCCTCGGGCCCGACCTCGACATCGACATCGACGAACTCGTCGCCGCTCGGCCCGACTTGGTGTTGTCGAGCCTCAGCGTGCCGGGAATGGAGCGCGTCGTCGCGGCCGTCGATCAGGCGGGACTCCCGCAACTCGTCCTCGACGCGACGTCGTGGAGCGGCGTGCTGCGAGACATTCGCGTGGTCGGCGAGGCGCTCGGCGTGACGGCGCGGGCCGAGGCGGTCGTGGCCGAACTGCGAGCGGAGGCCGCGTCGGCTCGGCGCGTCTTCGCTCGGCCGCCGAGCGTCGTCGTGGAGTGGTGGCCCAAGCCTTTGATCGTGGCAACGCGCGACAGCTGGATCACCGACATGCTGACCTTGCTCGGCGCCCGCAACGCCTTCGAGCACGTCGATGCCCGCTCCGCCGTGGTCACCTTGGAAGACGTGCGAGACGCCAAGCCCGACCTCCTGGTGCTGTCGTGGTGCGGCGCGAAGAAGTTGCGGCCCGACGTCGCCGAGAAGCGCGGCCTGGGCATGCGCGTCGCGTGCATTCCGGAGTCGGCCCTGGGGCGCCCCGGACCCCGCCTCGTGGAGGGATTTCGGGCGCTCTCGTCACTCCTTTCCGAGGTTGAGGACGGCGCGAATGCCCGCTAG
- a CDS encoding alpha/beta fold hydrolase: MADSAAPLVVLHGALQSRAALAPLLAVLEGRADAIDLTLAGHGGRDIPDELTTSGLARDVLEQLDAASVRNAHFYGYSLGGYVALYLARHFPDRVRSVFAHATKLAWTPDVAEREAASLDPDALTARAPKFAAALERTHAPRDWRVLSAKFAALMRRLGEQPDLTHEDFGAMSCPVLFAVGDRDALVSIAETIDAYRAVSAGRLSVMPGVPHALSASLAPRVAFELEQFLREVS, from the coding sequence ATGGCCGATTCCGCCGCCCCGCTCGTCGTGCTTCACGGCGCCTTGCAGTCTCGCGCGGCCCTCGCGCCGCTGCTCGCGGTCCTCGAAGGGCGCGCCGACGCGATCGACTTGACCTTGGCCGGACACGGCGGGCGCGACATTCCCGACGAGTTGACGACGAGCGGACTCGCGCGCGACGTCCTGGAGCAACTCGACGCGGCGAGCGTGCGGAACGCGCACTTCTACGGCTACAGCCTCGGCGGCTACGTCGCGCTTTACCTCGCGCGGCACTTTCCCGACCGCGTGCGCAGCGTGTTCGCGCACGCGACGAAGCTCGCTTGGACGCCGGACGTCGCCGAGCGGGAAGCGGCCTCGCTCGACCCCGACGCTTTGACGGCCCGGGCGCCGAAGTTCGCGGCGGCGCTCGAACGGACGCACGCTCCGCGAGATTGGCGAGTCCTCTCGGCGAAATTCGCGGCGTTGATGCGCCGACTCGGCGAGCAGCCCGACTTGACGCACGAAGACTTCGGAGCGATGTCGTGCCCCGTCTTGTTCGCCGTCGGTGACCGAGACGCGCTGGTCTCGATCGCCGAGACGATCGACGCTTACCGAGCGGTGAGCGCGGGACGGCTGTCGGTGATGCCGGGCGTGCCGCACGCGCTGAGCGCCTCGCTGGCGCCTCGAGTGGCGTTCGAACTCGAGCAATTCTTGCGTGAAGTGTCGTGA